From a single Accipiter gentilis chromosome 10, bAccGen1.1, whole genome shotgun sequence genomic region:
- the CRABP1 gene encoding cellular retinoic acid-binding protein 1 has product MPNFAGTWKMRSSENFDELLKALGVNAMLRKVAVAAASKPHVEIRQDGDQFYIKTSTTVRTTEINFKIGESFEEETVDGRKCRSLATWENENKIYCKQTLIEGDGPKTYWTRELANDELILTFGADDVVCTRIYVRE; this is encoded by the exons ATGCCCAACTTCGCCGGCACTTGGAAGATGAGGAGCAGCGAGAATTTCGACGAGCTCCTCAAGGCGCtgg GTGTCAACGCCATGCTCAGGAAGGTGGCGGTGGCCGCCGCCTCCAAACCCCACGTGGAGATCCGCCAGGACGGGGACCAGTTCTACATCAAAACTTCCACCACTGTCCGCACCACGGAGATCAACTTCAAAATCGGGGAGAGCTTTGAGGAGGAGACGGTGGATGGACGAAAGTGCAGG AGTTTGGCCACTTGGGAGAATGAAAACAAGATCTATTGCAAACAAACTCTTATTGAGGGAGATGGCCCCAAAACATACTGGACTCGAGAATTAGCTAACGATGAGCTGATTTTG ACCTTTGGTGCTGATGATGTTGTGTGCACAAGAATTTATGTAAGAGAGTAA